The genomic stretch CGACAACGGCGGATGTTTGCCGCCGGGCTCCTCCGGGAAGAATTTCTGCACCGTGGTGAAGACAATTCCGCCGGATGACACCTGGAGGAGCCGCCGCAGGTGCTCGCGGCTGTCCGCCTGCTGCGGGTCCTGCCGCAACAGGTCGCCGCAGCGCGCGAACGTGCCGAAGAGCTGGTCGTCGAGATCGTTGCGGTCGGTGATCACCACGATGGTCGGGTTTTCCATCTCCGGATGGAGGACAATCCGGCCGGCGAAGAAGGCCATGGTCAGACTCTTGCCCGAACCCTGCGTGTGCCAGATGACGCCGGCGCGACGGTCCCCGGAGGGGCGCGTGGCGGCCACGGTCGTTTCGACCGCCTTGTTGACCGCGTGGTATTGGTGGTAGCCGGCCATCTTCTTGGTGTGCGTTCCCGACTTTTCCTTCTCGAAGACGATGAAGTAACGCAGCAAGTCGAGGAACCGGCGTTGATCGAAGACCCCCTTGACCAGCACTTCCAGTTGGGGCAGGGCGGGACTGGCCAGTTCCGTGCCGTCGATCGTGCGCCAGGGCATGAAGCGGGACCGGTCGGATGTGAGCGTGCCGACCCGCGCTGCCAGGCCATCGGAGATGATCAGGCCGTCGTTGTGCACAAACAGCGACGGTATCTGTTCCTTGTAAGTCTGGAATTGGTTGTACGCGGTCCAGATGTCGGCTTTTTCGTCGGCCGGGTTTTTCAATTCGATCACCGCCAGCGGCAGGCCGTTGATGAAGACGACGACATCGGGGCGGCGGTTGTGTTTGTTTTCGACCACGGTGAACTGGTTGACCGCCAACCAGTCGTTTTCCTCCGGATCGTCAAAGGCGATCAGGCGCGCCTGGGCCCCGGCAATCGAGCCGTCGTCGCGGCGGAACTCGACAGTGACTCCGTTGACCAGCCCGTTGTGAAAAAGACGGTTGCGCTCGGTGAGCGTGCCGGCGGTGATGCGCGTGATCTTTCGATAGGCGTCTTCCAACGCCTCGGCGGGGAGATCGGCGTTCAACCGGGCGAGGGCGTCGCGGAGACGGGCTTCGAGGATGACTTCGCCGAAGTCCTGTCGCTCCGCCGCCAGTTCGCCCGGGGCGATGTCGGGGCCGAAGGCCGTGAGATACCCCAACTGCTCCAGCCAGGACAGGGTGGCTTCTTCGACGGTGGATTCGGTGAGAGGGGCCATAATCGCGTTTCTTTAGGTTAGGGCTGTCTTGAACTGGTCCGGAATGAGCCGTGAATTAGCCAGAATTAGCCAGAATTAGCCAACCCGTTGATTCACAATCTGTTCCATTTGGCGCCACGACCATGCCCTGAAGGAATCGCAAGCCCAAGAGTTCTCAAAGTAGCCAAGTC from bacterium encodes the following:
- a CDS encoding HsdR family type I site-specific deoxyribonuclease, translating into MAPLTESTVEEATLSWLEQLGYLTAFGPDIAPGELAAERQDFGEVILEARLRDALARLNADLPAEALEDAYRKITRITAGTLTERNRLFHNGLVNGVTVEFRRDDGSIAGAQARLIAFDDPEENDWLAVNQFTVVENKHNRRPDVVVFINGLPLAVIELKNPADEKADIWTAYNQFQTYKEQIPSLFVHNDGLIISDGLAARVGTLTSDRSRFMPWRTIDGTELASPALPQLEVLVKGVFDQRRFLDLLRYFIVFEKEKSGTHTKKMAGYHQYHAVNKAVETTVAATRPSGDRRAGVIWHTQGSGKSLTMAFFAGRIVLHPEMENPTIVVITDRNDLDDQLFGTFARCGDLLRQDPQQADSREHLRRLLQVSSGGIVFTTVQKFFPEEPGGKHPPLS